The Magnetovibrio sp. genome segment CAACCTCGATGCCATCGGCGGGGCTGACGTGGCCGAAGCACAAGCGTTGTTGCGCACGGCCCTGGACGAACTCGACGGTGATATCGAGCGCCTCAATCTCGACCCCGACGATGCCGACGAAGTCGGCGCGTTCAGCCGCCACCTGTCCGGTGGGCTGGAAAACCGTTTGGTCAGCGTCGCCAAGATCACCGACATCTTGACCCACGCCATCGACGGCGGGGCCGAGAAAATCGCCGAACTGGCCGTGTTGCGCGCCGAGATGGCGAATTTCGGCTTGGCCTTCGCGCATACCCACATGCGTATCAACGCCACCCAGTTGACCAATGCCATTCGTCACGACATCGACATGACCTCTTCGCCGGAAGATCCGGCCAACCGGCGGCGTTATCTGGTGGAAATCGCCCATTTGTTGGAACGCGTCAAGCCGGTGACGGTCAACTTCGGCACCATCATGAACGAACGCGCCACCGCCAAGCGGGTGTTCATGCTGGTGGCCAAGTTCTTGAAGTACGTGGATGCCAACGAACCGGTGCGCTTTCTCATCGCCGAATGCAACACGCCGTTCACGGTGCTGACCGCGCTCTATTTCGCCAAGCTGTTCGGCGTCGCCGACAAGATCGATATCTCGCCGTTGTTCGAAACCGGCATGGCGCTGGATCAAGGCCACGAGATCATCACCGAGTTGCTGAAAAACCCGACCTACGTCAAATACGTCGAAGGCCGTGGGCGCATTTGCATGCAGACCGGATTTTCCGACGCCGGGCGCTACATCGGGCAGGTTCCGGCTTCGTTGGCGATCGAACGCATCCGCATCAAACTTGCCAAGCGCATCAAGCAAAGCGGGGTCAAGGATGTCGATCTGTTGATCTTCGACACCCACGGCGAGTCCATCGGCCGTGGTGCGCATCCGTTGAGCTTCGCCGATCGCCTCGACTATACTTATCCGCCCCACGCGCGCGCGCGTTTCAAGGCGGCGGGCATTCACGTCAAACAGGAAGTCAGCTTCCAGGGCGGTGACGGCTACGTCTATTTCTCCCACCCCGATCTGGCGTTCGCCACGGTGTGCCGTTTGGTCGAACACGCGCTGACCGACACCCCTTCGAGCGGCTCGCTGGACGTGTTCTACGAAGACACCGATTATTCGCTGGATTACTTCATGACCGTGAAGGGCTTCAACGAACGGCTGATGGAAAACCCCAACTACGCCGCGACCTTGAACCTATTCGGCACCAACTTGCTGTACCCCACCGGCTCGCGAAAGGTGAAGCGCCAGCACGAAGGCGGCGCCCAGGTGGACCTGGAACACCCCAGCCAGGTGCGCGCCATTCCGCACAACGCGATCTTGCAGCAGCTGGGCTATTTCTCCAACACCATCAGCGGTCACGGCAAGGCGATGTCCAAGGACCTGGACCGCTTCACCGAAGTGTTCCAGCTCTCGGATCGCTGCCGCCGGTTCACCGCCATGGTTGCCTATGCGCGGCACCTGTCGAACCTGGATGCGTTGCACGGGTATGTGTCGCTGTACGATCCGGCCATCTGGTTGCGTCGTGCGGCGATCGAGCCGAACGCCCAGCGCGCCGAGCAGATGCAGACCCTGGCGGGCATGCTGCGCCATTCCAGCCGCCACGAAAAGGTCAACCGCATCTATCGGATCTTTTTGAACGATACGCTTTATCTCGACAAAGGCCTGCAAGCCGTCGGCGCGGATCAGATGCTACCGGAAATGGTCGACGAGTGTTATCCCGACCTGTTGCTGTTGCACGCGGTACGCATCGCGTTGATCCACGAAATGTTCCTGATCGTCGCGCGGTTGCCGAAATATTCCGACCGTCACGACACCTCGTCGAGCGACCTGATCAACGAGATGCTCAACCTCGACGTCGAGCACGCGCTGAGCGTTTTGCGCCGTGCCTTCCCGGTTTCCGGCGCGCCCACGGACGCCAAATCGTTCGGTGAGGAATCGACCTATCGCACCGACGCCGAGCACGGCTATGAGAAGGAACACCGTGACTTGTTCGACCCGCTCGAACAGCTCTACGATCTCACCCGGCGGATCTCCATCGCCGTCGCGCATATGAGCGGCGCGATCGGATAACGCTCTATCTTTTCAGCTTTTTTGCCCATATCAGGGGCAGTGCGGACGGCGCGAACAGGCGCGGACGCCCCGCCCTTTTTTTTGATTGTTATGCCATTGTGCAGTGCGGTATATGAAAGTTTCAATATATATGGAAAAAGTGAAATAAAGCCCTATTATGGTGCCCCAGGGAAAAGCAATAACAAGGAAGAGGTACCACCCATGAAAGTTGAGATGATCCTTCAGCGCAAAGGCAACGAAGTGATTTCACTGCGCCCCGAAGACACCGTGCAGACGGCTTCGGCGATTTTGGCGGTGAACAAAATCGGCGCCTTGCCGGTGAAGAATGCAAACGATGAAGTGATCGGCATTTTGTCCGAGCGCGACATCGTTCGCGGCCTGTACAAAAGCGGCGTATCGTGCCTCGATCTGTTGGTCAAAGATCTGATGACCACCGACGTCGCCACCTGCACCGTGAACGACAAAGTCAAAGACGTACAGAACATCATGCACACCCGTCGCTTCCGTCACCTGCCGGTGGTCAAGGACGGCAAGCTGCACGGCGTGGTCAGCCAAGGCGACGTGATGCACATGTGCATCGAACAAGCCCAAACCGAAGCCAACGTGATGCGCGAATTGGCGATCGCACGCGGCTGATAAACGACGACGACAAGACGCTCGGCGCAGAACTCATGAGTTCTGCGCCGTTTTATTTTGGGTGATTGTCGGTTGGTACATTCAGCGGGTTCTCAGTGCTCCGGATCGCACTTGTTTCCGCCCCTTCAAACCATCCCCAATAAAACCTCCATCGCTGCGTCCGCGCCGTCGGCGATTTGGCTGATGGTGCTGTCGAGCATGTAACACGGTGCCGTCACCAGCTTGTAGTTGGGATCGATCACCACGCCCTTGTGTTCGGTGGGGGTGTGGTGTGCACCCATGGCTTCGATGGCTTTGGCGGTGCCGGGGTCCTGGCCGATGGTGACGTCGGCGCCTTTGAGGACTTTGGCGACCACGGCGGGCGTGATGCACAGCGCGGCGATGGGCTTGCCGGCCGCGACCATGTCTTTCAGGGCGCGTTCGACATCTGGGTCGACGGTGCAGTCCGCGCCGTCGAAGGCGAAGGTGGAGAGGTTCTTGGCCGCGCCGAACCCGCCGGGAAAGGCGAGGGCGTCGAAGTCTTGAGCGTTGAATTGCGATAACGGCTTGATTGCGCCCCGCGCGATGCGCGCGCTTTCGACCAGCACGTTGCGGCTTTCACCGTCCGCGATTTGGTGGGTGAGGTGGTTGACCACGTGGGCTTGGTCGATGTCGGGGGCGAAGCACTGGTAGCGCGCGCCGCGTCGATCCAACGCCAACAGCGTGAACACGCTTTCGTGGATTTCCGCGCCGTCGAAGACGCCGCAACCGGAGAGCACGACAGCGACGTTTGCAGAGTTGCTCATAATGACCTCCCATTGTCGTTATGGGAGTATAGCAAATTTACATGCCGAGCGCGCGCTTGTAGACGTCGAGCAGGTCTTCGAGTTCCTGGCGTTCCGAGACGTCCATTTTGCGCAGACGCACGATCTGGCGCAGGATTTTGACGTCGAACCCGGTGCCCTTGGCTTCGGAGTAAACCTCGCGGATGTCCGCGGCCAGGGCTGCTTTTTCTTCTTCCAGGCGTTCGATCCGTTCCACGAAAGAGCGCAGGCGGTCGCCCGCGATGCCACCAACGTCGGTCATGGTGAAGTCCTTCTAAAAATCAGGTTGCGTTGGCTGGACATTAACCGTGTGGATGAACGCCGTCCATGTGGAAAAACGGGGGATAACTTTGCTGCGCGGGGGCGGGGGACTATAGGTCCTCGACCGTAGTGGCGATCAGCCAATCGACCACAGCTTGCAGCGCTTCGTCGTTGGAGGCGCCGATGCCTTTGGCGGCCTCGAACACCGCGCATTGTTCGTGGGCGCTGGTCTTGGTTTCCAATATGGTCGGCACGTGGGCGAGTTCGTTGGTGCAGCCGAGCGCGTCGGCGTCTTCGGCCAGCATGTCCAGGAGTTCGGCGATCAGTTCGTGAAACGGCACCATGTCGCACCGGCCGAAATCGATCATGCCCTCGTCGATGCCATAGCGTTGCGCCCGCCAACGGTTTTCGTTGATCAACATGTTGGCGTAGTTGCGCCAGCGCTGATTGCTGCGGCGCAGACGGTAGAGCATGCGCATGATGCACTGAAACAGCGCGGCGATGGCGGCGGCGTCGTTCAGTCGGGTGCACACGTCGGTGATGCGCATTTCCAAGGTCGGGAACTTGGCCGATGGCCGCAAGTCCCACCACAGCATCGAGGCGTCGGGGATCACGCCGACCTTGACCAAAATGTCGACGTGACGCTGGTATTCGGTGAAGGTGTCGAAATGGCCGGGCAGCCCGGTGCGCGGCAGTTCGTCGAACACGCTGAGGCGATACGATTTCAACCCGGTGTTGTCGCCGCGCCAAAACGGCGACGAGGTCGACAGCGCCAACAGATGCGGCAGGAAATAGCTGGCCTGGTTCAACAGATCGATGCGCAGGTCGTCATCGTCGATGCCGATATGCACGTGCATGCCGCAGATCAGCAACCGCCGGGCGACACCCTGCATGGCGTCGGCGAGTTCGTTGTAGCGTTGCTTGTCGGTATGAACCTGGTGGGTCCATTCGGAAAACGGATGGGTCGACGCGGCGATGGGGGCGAGGCCGAATTCGCCCGCGACGTCGGCGACGGTTTTGCGCAGATGCGCCAGCTGGGCGTGGGCCTCGCCAACGTTGGCGCACACGGTGGTGCCGATTTCGATTTGCGCCTTGAGAAATTCGGGGCGGACCAAGTCCTTGATGCGATGTTCGATCGCTTCCAGCACCCCCGGCGGCGGCTCGCTAGCCAGGGCGCGGGTATCGCGGTCGACGAGCAGATATTCTTCTTCGACGCCGATGGTGAAGCTGGGTGTGCTGACCGTCATGTTGATCCTCCCACTCAGCTATTTGACGCCGTGCACGCTTTCAAGTCAAACGGAACTCAGAAGGATTTGACCTCATGCAGTCCCGGTAGGGCGAGAATCGGCCGCAGAGCGTCGGCCAAGATGTCGGCCCAGTGACTGGCTTCCTCCGCCGTGGCGCAATGGTCTTGACGGATTTCCACCGCGCAATTGGCCAAACCGCCCGCCGCGCCGTGGGTGTCGATGGTGTAGGCGAGGCTGCGGCCCGAATACGGCTCGTTGTCGCCGACGTGCAATCCATCCCATTGGCGGAGGTGTTCGATCAGCGGCACCGCCAAGCGCGGGTCGCGGTTCCACAGCACGCCGATGTCCCAGACCCTGTCTTGGCCGTTCATGGTCGGGGTGAAGCTGTGAATGGAAAACAGTGCCGGCGGCTTGTCGTCGCGACGCCACACGGCTGCGATCTCGCGGTTGATGGCTTCGTGGTAGGGGGTGTGCAGGGTTTCGATCCGGCACGCGACCTGATCCTCGCTGAGGGATTGGTTGGCGGGCACGGTGACGCCGTCGCTGATTTCGGGGATGCTGCCGGGGTCGCCCGGCTGGCGGTTGAGGTCGATGACCAGGCGCGAATAGGTGCCCATCACCGCGCGCGCATCCAGCCGGTCGGCGAGACGGCGCGTGATCATGTCCGCGCCGATGTCGTAGGCGATGTGCTTGTCGAATTGCTGCGCGCTCAGCCCCAAGTCGTTCAACGCCTGGGGGACGCGGCGGCTGGCGTGATCACTGACGATGACAAAAGGGGCGTGGCCGCCGGGATTGTAAATCTCGAACGGTCCCGGTTCGTCGTCCCTCAGCAGGGGCGCCGAACATTCTTGTGGGAAAGTGGTGGCTGTGGTGCTCATATCGCAAGTATAGAGGGTTCGCGCCCGCGTGGGGACAGGGGATCGGCGATTGGCGGCAGAAAAAATATTAAAAGACAAAGCTCGTGTCGAGCGGCTTGCGTTCGTGATGCTGATCTTGGGCGCGACCGCCATCGCCTTTGCACCGATCTTCGTGCGGGTGTCCGAGGTCGGACCCGTGGCGACGGCCTTTTACCGGATGACGTTGGCGGTGCCGGCATTGGGATTGTGGCTGTACTGGGGCAAGTCCGGGCGCGATGAACCAGCGCTGTCACGCCGCGAGTATCTGCGCTTGGCCTTGGCGGGGTTCTTTTTCGCCGGCGACATGTCGCTGTGGCATTTTTCCATCCACTACACCACCGTCGCCAATGCGACGCTTCTGGCCAACCTGGCACCGATTTTCGTCACCTTGTTCGGCTATGTGCTGTTTCAGACCCGCTTTACCGGCCTGTTTCTGGGCGGCATGGCGCTGGCGATCTTGGGGGCGGTGACGTTGATGGGCGACAGTTTACAGCTGTCGCGCCAAAGCTTCATCGGCGATCTGCTGGGCGTGGCGACGGCGGTGTTTTACGCCAGCTATATTATGGCGGTGGGGCGCTTGCGCTCGCGTTTGGCGACCCGCGTGATCATGTTTTGGAGCACGCTGTTTTGCGCCGCGTTCTTGCTGCCGCTGACGTGGATGTCGGGCGAGGCCTGGACCCCTGAAACGCTCAACGGCTGGTGGGTATTGATTGGTTTGGCCTTGACCGCCCAAGTGTTCGGCCAGGGGCTGATTGCCTATGCCTTGGCGCATCTTCCGGTGGCGTTTTCGTCAGTGAGTTTGTTGTTTCAGCCGGTGATCGCCGCCTTGGCGGCGTGGCTGTTGTTTGGCGAGGCGTTGGGGCCTTTGCAAGGCGTTGGCGCGTTGGTGGTGTTGATGGGTGTCGCCTTGGCGCGGGTGGGATCGATTAAAAAGCCTGACGCTTAAAGCAAAGGGCCTTCAGCCACGGCCATGTCGACCAGATCCAACTGATCGTCGTCCAGCACTTCATCGCCATCCTGTCCACCATTTTTCGCCAACTCGAGACTTGCGCGCTGGAACGCCTCGTCCTCGGCGGCGGGGATGATGGACTTGGCGATGATTTCAGCATTGGGATTGTTTAAACGGCGATCGATGGCGTCGAGTTCGGCCATCATCGAGTTGGTCGAACAAATGGCTTCACCGTTTAAGGCGCGCGTCATGGCGCAATCTCTGTTGGCCACGGCCGACAGTGCATGATCGGTCATGGATTTGCCGGTGGCGGCATAGCTCAGTCCGTCCAAAGCAAAGGATGCGGCTTGGAGAGCCGGTGGCATGGCGACGATGCAACCCGACAGGATGTTTACAGCAATGATGACAGATATAACCCGCATAGATGATTTAATATATTGATTTGGAATGCCCATTTTAATGTACCCCCGTACATATACTTTAATTCCGCCGCAATATATTTAAGTCATGTGCGCCGTATATTATTTATCTCACCTATTCATGATTAATGGTGTGATGAAAAACACAGTTAACAAAAAATATATACTTACATTTTTGATAAAATTTTATCCTCGACAGGTGAGGCATGGAGTTGCTTGTGGAGACAACGTTTGCAATGTCTCTTTCATCCCGCTCGGAACAAAAAAACGCACGCCTTATATAAGGCGTGCGTTTTCGAAGGTGTGTTGCTAACGCTCAGAGCTTACTGAGCGGGCGCCGGAACTTGACCCGGGGCGGCAGGTGCCGCGTAAGGCGCAGGGCCGGGGCCGTAGGGCGCATAGCCGTAAGGCGCATAGCCATAGGGTGCGTACCCGTTGTAGCCATTGTAGCCGTTATAGCCATTATAGTTGTTGTAGCCGTTGCCATAGGCCTGGGTGTTGGCGCGACCTGCGAAGTTCATGCCGAAATCTGCGTCGGCGGAACCTTGACCGTAGCCGTTGCCATAACCGTTACCTTGGTTGAAGAACCGGTTTCCGGTGTAGCTGTACGGGCCGTAAGGGGGCGGCAAAGGTGCTCCACCTTGAACGGCACCCTGTTCGGTGGCGTCGGTCGGCTCGGTGCTGTCACCAGCCGCGGCTGCAGGCGCGCCGCCAAATGCCGGGTGGCCGTAGGGCATGTTGTGCGGCGGCATGTTGCCATAGGGGGGCATGCCCTGGCCCATACCTTGGCCCATGCCGGGGTTCATGTAGCCGGGCATATCATGGTTCATGCCCGAACCCATGTTTTGCATCATGGCGGGGTGGTTGAAACCGTTCGGCGCGCTCGCGGCGGCGGGGGCGTTGACGTTCGCCGGTGCGCTCGTACCTGATGCCGTGCCGGTTTCGCCGGAGGTGCCGGCCGTGGCGGGCGCAGTGGGGGCGGTGGTCATCGCCGCGGTGCTTGTGGAAGACTCCGTGGAGCTCGAATAGCCCAGATATTCCTGGATGCTCGGCTGTTGGGCGAAGCCGTAAACAGCCAAAACCAACAGGACGCCAGCGGCGATATAACCGGGTTCCTTGAAGATGCTCGGGGTGTTGGCATTTGCGGGCGCAGCCATAGAAAGCTCAGCAGGCTTCGCTGCGGGTTTGGCAGCTTCAACCTTTGGGGTTTCTACCTTTTCTGCTTTTACTGGTTCTGCTTTAGCCGGTTCCGCTTTCGCAGTCGGTTTCGCTGCAGGTTTTGCAGCAGGCTTCGCGGCAGGCTTCGCGGCAGGCTTCGCAGCGGCTTTGGCTGCGGGCTTCTTCGCGGCGGCCTTTTTCACCGGCGCTTTTTTCGCGGTGGCTTTGGCTTCGGTTTTGGGTGCTTCGGTTTTCGGCGCTTCAGCCTTCGCGGCTTCGGCGGGGGTGTTTTGATCTTCGGTCTTGTCGTCCGTCATGTCGATAACCTCCGGTTTGGCTGGCAAAATGGCGGGTGCAACGATGTCGTCATCGTCACCGGCCAAGAGTTTCGCTGCGTCAATGGTTCGTCGGGCGCGTTCGCCTTCGAACCCAGAAACTTGGCTGAGTTTTTGAGGATCTGCGCCGGCAATGTCGTCGATGCGGGTGTATCCCGCTTCGCTCAGGCGTTCGGCGGCGGCTTTTCCAACGCCTGCGATATCTGTCAGGGTGGGCTTTTCCATCGGTGCTTCGTCAATATCTCAAAATTAAAAGCATCAAAGGCCGACAACTACGTCGGCTCACACACTCAGTTTTGCAGATATAAGCGATGACCGCACCTAGCTGTTTAAAACAGCAGGGTGCGGTCTAATCAGCTTATTTGCCTGCGGCGGGCGCCGGGGCTTGTCCCGGAGCCGTGAAGGCCTGCGAACCGTACGGGCCGTAAGGCGGATACGGTGCATAACCCGGTGCAGGGGCGTACTGCTGCTGTTGCGGCGCCGCGAACTGCGGAGCCACCGGCTGGCCGTAAGGCGCGCCATAACCCTGCGGAGCGTAACCGTAAGGCGCATAGCCATAAGGACCGTAGCCGTTGTAGCCATTGTAGCCGTTGCTACCGTTCCAGCCATTGCTGCCGTTGCCGTTGCCGCTGCCGCGACCGTTCATGGAAAAGCCGAACGAACCGTCGCCGCCGCCGTTACCATTGCCGTAGCCGTTGCCGTTGTTGTTGCCGTTGCCCCAGCCGTTGCCGTTGTCCCAGCCCCAGAAAGCCTGGGCGGAAGTGGCGGACAGGGCGGCGATGCCGATGATGCCGGCGAACGCGATGGTTTTAATGGTTTTCATTACGTGATCCTCAATGTTTGCAGTATTGATCCCTCTTGGCTGCCCAACATGGGCTGCCAAGTACGTGTATTATTTTCTGGGGAAGAATTGTTTTTATGGGGCTCTTTGCGGCCGGGCGCTATATCTATTAGCTAATCCTTATTTAAGCTAAAGCTAATACACGCGTCAACATAAATATCTGATATTCCTGCAACCATTTCGATTATGTGGCCTGAGTTTTGAGCCAAGTCACTGCAATTGCCCGTTGAATCACGCGCCAAAAGATTTTCGAGCAACGGGAAAAAATGTCGCTGCGGCGTTCAATTTTCGGTAGCAATGGGGCCGTGGGTCGCATCGATCATGGTGATATCGTGTTGCGCACAAACCTGTCGGAGCTTTTCGGAGACGATTTCGTCGGTGAAGAAGGTGCTGATTTGGGAAATATGGGCGATGCGCACCGGTGCCGTGCGTTCCAACTTCATCTTGTCGGCAACCAGATAGGTGTGGCGGGCGTTTTTGATGATCGCCTGGGCAACGCGCACTTCTCGGTAATCGTAATCCAGCAGCGCACCGTCTTCGTCGATGGCCGATGCGCCTATAACGGCGTAATCGACCTTGAATTGATTGATGAAATCAGCGGTGACTTCGCCGATCACTCCGCCGTCTGAGCGTCGCAGCACGCCCCCCGCGATGATCACTTCACACGAGGGATTCTGAATTAAAATGTTCGCGACGTTGAGGTTGTTGGTGATCACCAAAAGATCGCGGTGGTGCATCAACGCGCGGGCGACGGCTTCGGTGGTGGTGCCGATGTTGATGAACAGCGACGCGTTATTGGGAATCGCCGCCGCACACAATTCGCCGATCAGGTGTTTTTCATCGGTGGCGATGGCGCGGCGCTGCTCGTAGCCCACGTTGGCGACTCCCGACGCCAGAACCGCCCCGCCATGGACCCGCGACAAAGCTTTGGCGTCGCACAATTCGTTTAGATCCTTGCGGATGGTTTGCGCGGTGACGTCGAACCGGGCCACCAGCTCGTCCACCGTGACGCGGCTTTGCTCGCGAGCGATTTCGAGAATTTCTTGCTGGCGAAGCGAAAAAGACATGCGGCGTATCCTGTGTAAAACGAAAACTGGGGAAACAATACGCGCGTTTGTGACGAAAATTCAAGCGAGATCATGTTCAAACGTATGTAAAGCGAAAGTTAATGTTGACAAAACGAACCTAAAACGAAAAAATGTAGGTGAAATTGGAAGGCGGGCATGCATTGTGCTTCGTTTTCCGGCAGTCAACTCATTTGCGGTGCCGCCCCATGTCCCAAGAACGAATTTATGATTTGGCCGTCATCGGTGGCGGCGTGAATGGTTGCGGCATCGCACGCGATGGCGCGGGGCGCGGTCTTGATGTTGTGTTGTGCGAACAAGGCGACTTGGCGCAAGGCACCTCGTCGGCCAGCACCAAGCTGATCCACGGCGGGCTGCGCTATCTGGAATATTATGAGTTCGCGTTGGTGCGCAAAGCGCTGATCGAACGCGAAGTTCTGTTGCAGGCCGCGCCGCACATCATTCACCCGTTGCGCTTCGTGCTGCCCCACCACAAGGCCTTGCGCCCGGCGTGGCTGCTGCGTTTGGGATTGTTTCTATACGACCATCTCGGCGGGCGCAAAATCCTGCCCGGTACCGAAGTCTTGGACCTGACCCACGGGGCCATCGGCGAGCCGTTGCAGAACACGTTCCGCAAGGGCTTTGAGTATTCCGACTGTTGGGTCGACGACGCCCGGTTGGTGGTGCTGAACGCCGTTGATGCGGCTGCGCGCGGCGCCGATATATTGGTGCGCAACAAATGCGTTTCGGCGCATCGCGAAGCCAATTTGTGGAGCATCATGGTCGAGAATACGGACAGTGGCCAACGCCGCGAAATTCTCGCCAGGGTGCTGGTCAATGCCGCCGGCCCCTGGGTCGAGGACGTGATCGAAACCATGCCCGACGTGCACCGTGAACGCAAGCACATCCGTCTGGTGCGCGGCAGCCATATCGTGGTGCCACGCTTGTTCGAACACGATCGCGCCTACATCTTCCAAAACGAAGATGGGCGGATTTTCTTCGCCATCCCTTACGAGCGCGCCTTCACTTTGATCGGCACCACCGACGAGGACCATCAAGGATCTCTCGACACCGTTTCCATCACCGATGAAGAAGTGAAGTATCTGTGCACGGCCGCCCAACGTTATTTTCAAGTAGCCCCCAAGGTCGAAGATGTGGTGTGGAGTTATTCCGGCGTGCGTCCATTGTTCGACGACGGGACAAGTGCGGCCCACCAGGCGACCCGCGATTACGTTTTGAAGATCGATGGCGATGCGGCGCTGCATCAAGCTCCGCTGTTGAACGTCTTCGGCGGTAAAATCACCACCTATCGGAAATTGGCGGAAGCGGCCTTGGCGAAACTGGGCCCCTGGCTGGGCAAGGTCGGGCAGGAATGGACCCAAAAGGCACCGTTACCCGGCGGCGATTTTTCGGTCGATGGCGTGAACGAATTGTCTTTGGCGGTGCAGCACAAGTATCCCTTCATCGAAGCGGGATGGGCAAACCGCATGGTGCGGGCCTACGGCACCCGCGTATGGCAGGTCTTCGGCGCGGCGCACAGTCTCGACGATTTGGGTGAGATGTTCGGCGAGACCCTGACGGAAGCGGAAGTCGTTTATCTGATCGAACACGAATGGGCGCGCACCGCCGACGACATTTTGTGGCGCCGCACCAAGTTGGGTTTGCGGCTGGATACCTATGAAAGATCCCGTTTGGGCGCGTGGATGCGGACGTACCACATGCGTCAGCAACACACTGCTGTGTAAACGTTCTCTTTGAATTTTCCCCTTCTTATGTGTCGGACTCAAAAAACTTGTCGAATTGCGTTTTGTCGCAACGTCCATCGACAATGAGGGGCAAGACGCGATCTGTTGGAACCGTTAACGATCTCCCAAAGGCGCCTTCGGTTTTGTTCGTCACTTCTTGTATGAGAACCGTGCGTTGGTGCGGTGTGTTGGTGCGCTGTTCGTTCAGATGCGGGATTTCGATCCTTGGGTTTTTGTGTATGTGATCGAATAGAGAAACGTCCTGATCGTTCAAACTTAGAATTTCATCTTTAAATTCATCGCCTGGCAGAAGATATTCTTTTTCCGTTTTGTTGAGGTGATCGCAAAGAACATTGGGAAGTTTGTTCAATTTGAGAATTTGCGATGTGATGTCGGTAATGTGCGCGGTGGTGCCAAATAGCACAAAGTTGTTGTGCAGGTTGGTTATGGATGTCTCTGCATCGGCGTCACCTGAACGGTCATGGACATTCCGCCCAGACAACAACTTGGACATGACATTTCTATTGGTTTCGTCGCCAAAGAAATCTTTAAAGCCTTGAGGCGTTGGTTTTTCTCCGGACCTCATGCACCCGTACGTATATGCCGAATAAACGCGGCGGTAGGGTTCGCGAACGACGGTGATCAACTTTGTAAAAGGTTTCTCAAATCGCTGATGAAAGCCGAATGGGTGGTGAGACGCGATGAGCGCAAATTGTTCTCTGATACGGCCAACGCTCAGATCTTCCGGGGCGTCCAGTCGACCGCTGCGCAGAGCCGTGAAGTTCGGCACACCTTCAGCAATCATTTGAAACTGAG includes the following:
- a CDS encoding phosphoenolpyruvate carboxylase, with the translated sequence MVPSALDAVTPDALNGAEKKILPTACELRNELADKLIQFQREARENHLQSPTRRMALHVSCLAQQGDVSVGDLSDLVRLLTINAFKYRSQRLRSYVGEMDVAKNEGNLRTLFAGLARNGDQTVAFEIFKQRVEREVFGIVITAHPTFTVSEELTTVQATLAVQRNQDGTPLSKSDLDALVKTIAERPHGTPAQIGLDDEQQFALMAIGNIHKALRRVYAVVFAVARDLYPDQWQTLTPRLLTVASWVGYDLDGRADIRWSDTLSMRMGVERLALQDYLSNLDAIGGADVAEAQALLRTALDELDGDIERLNLDPDDADEVGAFSRHLSGGLENRLVSVAKITDILTHAIDGGAEKIAELAVLRAEMANFGLAFAHTHMRINATQLTNAIRHDIDMTSSPEDPANRRRYLVEIAHLLERVKPVTVNFGTIMNERATAKRVFMLVAKFLKYVDANEPVRFLIAECNTPFTVLTALYFAKLFGVADKIDISPLFETGMALDQGHEIITELLKNPTYVKYVEGRGRICMQTGFSDAGRYIGQVPASLAIERIRIKLAKRIKQSGVKDVDLLIFDTHGESIGRGAHPLSFADRLDYTYPPHARARFKAAGIHVKQEVSFQGGDGYVYFSHPDLAFATVCRLVEHALTDTPSSGSLDVFYEDTDYSLDYFMTVKGFNERLMENPNYAATLNLFGTNLLYPTGSRKVKRQHEGGAQVDLEHPSQVRAIPHNAILQQLGYFSNTISGHGKAMSKDLDRFTEVFQLSDRCRRFTAMVAYARHLSNLDALHGYVSLYDPAIWLRRAAIEPNAQRAEQMQTLAGMLRHSSRHEKVNRIYRIFLNDTLYLDKGLQAVGADQMLPEMVDECYPDLLLLHAVRIALIHEMFLIVARLPKYSDRHDTSSSDLINEMLNLDVEHALSVLRRAFPVSGAPTDAKSFGEESTYRTDAEHGYEKEHRDLFDPLEQLYDLTRRISIAVAHMSGAIG
- a CDS encoding CBS domain-containing protein; translated protein: MKVEMILQRKGNEVISLRPEDTVQTASAILAVNKIGALPVKNANDEVIGILSERDIVRGLYKSGVSCLDLLVKDLMTTDVATCTVNDKVKDVQNIMHTRRFRHLPVVKDGKLHGVVSQGDVMHMCIEQAQTEANVMRELAIARG
- the elbB gene encoding isoprenoid biosynthesis glyoxalase ElbB, which encodes MSNSANVAVVLSGCGVFDGAEIHESVFTLLALDRRGARYQCFAPDIDQAHVVNHLTHQIADGESRNVLVESARIARGAIKPLSQFNAQDFDALAFPGGFGAAKNLSTFAFDGADCTVDPDVERALKDMVAAGKPIAALCITPAVVAKVLKGADVTIGQDPGTAKAIEAMGAHHTPTEHKGVVIDPNYKLVTAPCYMLDSTISQIADGADAAMEVLLGMV
- a CDS encoding DUF2312 domain-containing protein — its product is MTDVGGIAGDRLRSFVERIERLEEEKAALAADIREVYSEAKGTGFDVKILRQIVRLRKMDVSERQELEDLLDVYKRALGM
- a CDS encoding carboxylate-amine ligase, with protein sequence MTVSTPSFTIGVEEEYLLVDRDTRALASEPPPGVLEAIEHRIKDLVRPEFLKAQIEIGTTVCANVGEAHAQLAHLRKTVADVAGEFGLAPIAASTHPFSEWTHQVHTDKQRYNELADAMQGVARRLLICGMHVHIGIDDDDLRIDLLNQASYFLPHLLALSTSSPFWRGDNTGLKSYRLSVFDELPRTGLPGHFDTFTEYQRHVDILVKVGVIPDASMLWWDLRPSAKFPTLEMRITDVCTRLNDAAAIAALFQCIMRMLYRLRRSNQRWRNYANMLINENRWRAQRYGIDEGMIDFGRCDMVPFHELIAELLDMLAEDADALGCTNELAHVPTILETKTSAHEQCAVFEAAKGIGASNDEALQAVVDWLIATTVEDL
- a CDS encoding N-formylglutamate amidohydrolase, producing the protein MSTTATTFPQECSAPLLRDDEPGPFEIYNPGGHAPFVIVSDHASRRVPQALNDLGLSAQQFDKHIAYDIGADMITRRLADRLDARAVMGTYSRLVIDLNRQPGDPGSIPEISDGVTVPANQSLSEDQVACRIETLHTPYHEAINREIAAVWRRDDKPPALFSIHSFTPTMNGQDRVWDIGVLWNRDPRLAVPLIEHLRQWDGLHVGDNEPYSGRSLAYTIDTHGAAGGLANCAVEIRQDHCATAEEASHWADILADALRPILALPGLHEVKSF
- a CDS encoding DMT family transporter — encoded protein: MAAEKILKDKARVERLAFVMLILGATAIAFAPIFVRVSEVGPVATAFYRMTLAVPALGLWLYWGKSGRDEPALSRREYLRLALAGFFFAGDMSLWHFSIHYTTVANATLLANLAPIFVTLFGYVLFQTRFTGLFLGGMALAILGAVTLMGDSLQLSRQSFIGDLLGVATAVFYASYIMAVGRLRSRLATRVIMFWSTLFCAAFLLPLTWMSGEAWTPETLNGWWVLIGLALTAQVFGQGLIAYALAHLPVAFSSVSLLFQPVIAALAAWLLFGEALGPLQGVGALVVLMGVALARVGSIKKPDA